In Aestuariibaculum lutulentum, one DNA window encodes the following:
- the pflA gene encoding pyruvate formate-lyase-activating protein, which produces MSLHYQDNILNVHSVESFGTHDGPGIRMVVFLQGCKLKCQYCHNPDTIDTHGGEEYHIEDLVQMALKVKPYFGKKGGVTVSGGEPLLQSKALIPFFKRLKEEGIHTNIDTNGRILNHFTEELLDSYADLVMLDIKHMTEEGFETLTGAKNKETTFNFAKHREASGKPMWLRYVLIPGITNKPELLQALGEYFQNYETIEKIELQPYHKLGIHKWEALGWEYPLMDARENTEEEINDAVQVLQNYFKEVKVN; this is translated from the coding sequence ATGTCTCTACACTATCAAGATAATATATTAAATGTGCACTCTGTTGAATCCTTTGGAACCCATGATGGGCCTGGTATTCGTATGGTTGTGTTTTTACAGGGCTGTAAATTAAAATGCCAGTATTGCCACAATCCGGATACCATAGATACCCATGGCGGAGAGGAATATCACATTGAAGATTTGGTTCAAATGGCGCTAAAAGTAAAACCTTATTTTGGAAAAAAAGGAGGCGTTACGGTTTCTGGCGGAGAACCCTTATTGCAGTCTAAGGCTTTAATTCCTTTTTTTAAACGATTAAAGGAAGAAGGTATTCATACCAATATTGATACCAACGGACGCATCTTAAATCATTTTACAGAAGAATTACTTGATAGCTATGCCGATTTAGTGATGTTAGATATAAAACACATGACTGAAGAAGGATTTGAGACATTAACAGGCGCAAAAAATAAAGAAACGACATTCAATTTCGCTAAACATCGTGAAGCTTCAGGAAAACCTATGTGGTTGAGATATGTGCTTATTCCTGGTATAACCAACAAACCAGAATTACTACAAGCACTTGGAGAATACTTCCAGAATTATGAAACGATTGAAAAAATTGAATTACAACCTTATCATAAGTTAGGAATTCATAAATGGGAAGCCTTAGGATGGGAGTATCCGTTAATGGATGCAAGAGAAAATACTGAAGAAGAAATTAACGATGCCGTTCAAGTATTACAAAATTATTTTAAAGAAGTGAAAGTGAATTAA
- the pflB gene encoding formate C-acetyltransferase has protein sequence METKSLKGGIWTKQIDVRDFVLENITPYHGTDQFLVGPSEKTLKLWDVCKKAIQEERQHNGVRSVDTDTISTISAFNAGYIDRENEVIVGLQTDELLKRTMKPFGGFKVVQKALSEHDLKPNEALTELFSKYVKTHNDGVFDAYNDEIKKFRSLGFLTGLPDNYARGRIIGDYRRVALYGIDFLIESKVADLANIEGPMTDAVIRLREEVAEQIRALQDMIVLGAKYDLDLSRPAETAKEAVQWTYMAYLAAVKEQDGAAMSLGNVSTFLDIYIQNDLEEGLITEQEAQEYIDQFVMKLRMVRHLRMGAYDEIFAGDPTWVTEAIGGMFEDGRTKVTKTSFRFLNTLYNLGPSPEPNMTILWSEDLPQNFKDFCSKVAIDTSSIQFENDALMRKSRGSDDYGIACCVSHQAIGKSIQFFGARTNLAKTLLLAINEGRCEMTGTPMVDGIAPLEGEYLDYDKVMANFKVAMKQVARVYNDSMNIIHYMHDKYYYEKAQMALIDTNPSINIAYGIAGLSIVADSLSAIKYAKVKPIRNEEGLTVDFKIEGEFPCYGNDDDRVDVLAANAVADFNNELKQLAVYKDAEPTLSVLTITSNVVYGKKTGATPDGRAKGVAFAPGANPMHGRDSKGAIASLNSVAKINYQDSQDGISNTFSIVPKSLGHNEETRIENLTTILDGYFSKGAHHVNINVLNKETLIDAMEHPEEYPQLTIRVSGYAVNFVRLTKEQQLEVITRSFHESM, from the coding sequence ATGGAAACAAAAAGTTTAAAAGGTGGAATTTGGACAAAACAAATCGATGTTAGAGATTTTGTATTAGAAAACATTACTCCTTATCATGGAACAGATCAATTTTTAGTTGGACCTAGCGAAAAAACCCTTAAGTTATGGGATGTATGTAAAAAGGCTATTCAGGAAGAACGTCAGCATAATGGTGTTCGTTCTGTGGATACCGATACCATATCTACAATCAGCGCATTTAATGCGGGATATATAGATCGTGAAAATGAAGTAATTGTAGGTTTACAAACCGATGAATTGCTAAAACGTACCATGAAACCTTTCGGAGGATTTAAAGTGGTACAAAAAGCACTTTCAGAACATGATTTAAAGCCAAATGAGGCATTAACCGAATTATTCTCTAAGTATGTTAAAACACACAACGATGGTGTTTTTGATGCTTATAACGACGAAATTAAAAAATTCCGTTCACTAGGTTTCTTAACCGGTTTACCGGATAATTACGCCAGAGGTAGAATTATTGGAGATTACAGAAGAGTTGCTTTATATGGAATTGATTTTTTAATTGAATCTAAAGTAGCCGATTTAGCCAATATTGAGGGGCCAATGACAGATGCTGTTATTCGCTTACGTGAAGAAGTAGCAGAACAAATCAGAGCACTTCAAGACATGATTGTTTTAGGCGCTAAATACGATTTAGATTTAAGTCGTCCGGCTGAAACAGCTAAAGAGGCTGTACAATGGACGTATATGGCTTACTTGGCAGCGGTTAAAGAACAAGATGGAGCAGCGATGTCTTTAGGTAATGTGTCTACATTCTTAGATATATACATCCAAAATGATTTAGAAGAAGGACTTATCACCGAGCAAGAAGCACAAGAGTATATCGACCAGTTCGTAATGAAATTACGTATGGTGCGTCACTTAAGAATGGGAGCTTACGACGAGATTTTCGCAGGAGATCCAACTTGGGTAACTGAAGCTATTGGAGGTATGTTTGAAGACGGAAGAACTAAAGTAACTAAAACCTCTTTCCGATTCTTAAACACATTATATAATCTAGGGCCATCACCAGAGCCAAATATGACGATTCTTTGGTCTGAGGATTTACCACAAAATTTTAAAGATTTCTGTTCTAAAGTTGCGATTGATACGTCGTCTATTCAGTTTGAAAATGATGCCTTAATGCGAAAAAGCAGAGGAAGTGATGACTACGGAATCGCATGTTGTGTATCTCACCAGGCTATTGGTAAGTCAATTCAATTCTTTGGAGCAAGAACCAATTTAGCAAAAACGCTGTTATTGGCCATTAACGAAGGACGTTGTGAAATGACCGGTACTCCAATGGTTGATGGTATTGCACCACTTGAAGGAGAGTATTTAGATTACGATAAGGTTATGGCTAACTTTAAAGTAGCAATGAAACAAGTAGCACGAGTGTATAACGATTCTATGAATATTATTCACTACATGCACGATAAATACTATTACGAAAAAGCACAAATGGCTTTAATCGATACGAATCCAAGTATTAATATCGCTTACGGTATTGCAGGTTTATCAATTGTTGCCGATTCATTATCAGCTATTAAATATGCTAAAGTAAAACCAATTAGAAACGAGGAAGGATTAACTGTCGATTTTAAAATTGAAGGTGAATTCCCTTGCTACGGTAACGACGATGATCGTGTAGATGTTTTAGCAGCTAATGCCGTAGCCGATTTTAATAACGAATTAAAACAATTAGCTGTATATAAAGATGCAGAGCCTACCTTATCGGTTTTAACCATTACATCTAACGTGGTTTACGGTAAGAAAACAGGAGCAACACCAGATGGTAGAGCCAAAGGAGTAGCTTTTGCACCAGGAGCAAACCCAATGCATGGTAGAGATTCTAAAGGCGCCATTGCATCATTAAATTCTGTAGCTAAAATTAATTATCAAGATTCTCAGGATGGTATTTCAAATACCTTCTCTATTGTTCCAAAATCATTAGGACACAATGAAGAAACTAGAATAGAGAATCTAACAACAATTTTAGATGGTTATTTCTCTAAAGGCGCACATCATGTTAATATTAATGTGTTGAATAAGGAAACACTTATCGATGCAATGGAGCATCCTGAAGAGTATCCACAGTTAACCATTCGTGTTTCAGGATATGCTGTAAACTTTGTAAGATTAACAAAAGAACAGCAGCTTGAAGTTATTACACGTTCTTTTCATGAATCCATGTAA
- a CDS encoding sulfatase family protein: protein MKPFKSLLYITCTCLLFSCNSSKKEQKTERPNILFIMSDDHTSQAWGIYGGVLKDYVQNKNIERLADQGMVLNNAFCTNSICVPSRATILTGQYSNKNGVYTLSDALHSDSLNIAKVLQKSGYQTAIIGKWHLKEEPSGFDYYNILHDQGRYWDPILRTAENFNKPAEAWDVHKGFSTDVITQLSLDWLNQRDKNKPFMLMTHFKATHEPFDYPERYKHLYKDIEVPEPASLYDFSPETTGRSVVGQKLENLSWRYEQASNDPDAWWCQYPGLPFYTKGMDSITARKAVYQKFIKDFMRSGAAIDDNVGKILDYLESSGLAENTIVIYTTDQGYFLGEHGFFDKRLIYEESLRMPFVIRYPKEIEAGGRLDDIILNIDFAALFADYAGVQQPKSFQGRSFRENLKGHTSENWRTSAYYRYWTNHPERPGHFGIRNKRYKLALFYGQSLDMTGSSKESTEPAWEFYDLEKDPKENHNAYNDSEYQDIIKDMKVELIKQREGVGDTDKQYLEMQAIFETHWN from the coding sequence ATGAAACCTTTTAAATCATTATTATACATAACATGTACGTGTCTTCTATTTAGTTGCAATTCTTCTAAAAAAGAACAGAAAACAGAAAGACCGAACATATTATTTATCATGTCCGACGACCATACCTCACAAGCCTGGGGTATTTATGGCGGAGTTTTAAAAGATTATGTTCAGAACAAAAACATAGAAAGACTGGCAGATCAGGGTATGGTTTTAAACAATGCCTTTTGCACGAACTCTATTTGTGTTCCGAGTCGCGCAACCATTCTTACCGGACAATACAGTAATAAAAATGGTGTATATACATTAAGTGACGCCTTGCATTCCGATAGTTTAAACATTGCTAAAGTGTTACAAAAAAGTGGCTACCAAACCGCCATTATTGGGAAATGGCATTTAAAAGAAGAACCGTCCGGATTCGATTATTACAATATTTTACATGACCAAGGACGTTATTGGGATCCTATTTTAAGAACTGCCGAGAATTTCAACAAGCCCGCTGAAGCGTGGGATGTGCACAAAGGCTTTTCAACCGATGTGATTACCCAACTATCTTTAGATTGGTTGAATCAAAGAGATAAAAACAAGCCTTTTATGCTCATGACGCATTTTAAGGCCACACACGAGCCCTTTGATTACCCGGAACGTTACAAGCATTTATATAAAGATATTGAAGTCCCCGAACCTGCGTCGCTTTACGATTTTTCACCTGAGACTACAGGGCGTTCTGTTGTAGGTCAAAAACTTGAAAACTTAAGCTGGCGTTACGAACAAGCCTCTAACGACCCCGATGCCTGGTGGTGCCAATACCCGGGCTTGCCATTTTACACCAAAGGCATGGATAGCATTACTGCCCGAAAAGCCGTTTATCAAAAATTCATAAAAGATTTTATGCGATCTGGTGCAGCTATAGATGATAATGTTGGTAAGATTCTGGACTATCTAGAATCTTCTGGTTTAGCCGAAAACACCATTGTTATCTACACTACCGATCAGGGTTACTTTTTAGGCGAACATGGTTTTTTTGATAAGCGATTAATTTATGAAGAATCGCTACGTATGCCATTTGTTATTCGTTACCCAAAGGAAATTGAAGCCGGCGGTCGTTTAGATGACATTATTTTAAACATTGACTTCGCTGCCTTATTTGCTGATTATGCGGGTGTACAGCAACCCAAATCGTTTCAGGGAAGAAGCTTTAGAGAAAACCTTAAAGGACATACATCCGAAAATTGGAGAACCTCAGCCTATTACAGATACTGGACCAATCATCCGGAAAGACCAGGACATTTTGGTATAAGAAACAAACGTTATAAACTGGCACTATTCTACGGACAATCGTTAGACATGACAGGCTCTTCAAAAGAAAGTACCGAACCGGCGTGGGAGTTTTATGATTTAGAAAAAGACCCGAAAGAAAACCATAATGCCTACAACGATTCAGAATATCAAGACATCATTAAAGACATGAAAGTTGAATTGATAAAACAACGTGAAGGGGTTGGCGATACCGACAAACAATACCTTGAAATGCAGGCCATTTTCGAAACACATTGGAATTAA
- a CDS encoding LuxR C-terminal-related transcriptional regulator, with the protein MVSFTSIVSGQRSVDRRIKYFDSLSYANNRAKNFDLYFQHFIKSESLIHEASDTFLKTVHYYQHSTRFYNLGLYKESIQLAKKGIALDNDFNNLKTPNFTLLTYTNIAKSQSALKQYHEAKNTYITIYNLSKKVNLRRVAAAANNLGLFYLNYDKNQDSALFYFKQAKQIMISGTYPDQDLTGFINDNIADILIKQHAIKETLPLYKENFHRHFSPHRIEDRIKSAYFMAGIKLANSYTALNNTRQAMALLDSVKTILDTTKTFQGKNVIHLDLLKSYQGIALKQNNYKKVHTLTLNIDSLNTAIVNEEENALRTGYHIMGSEASKKYARLLNSEKRRAESIKQKSKTRFWIVTTIFLLGLGGIFILYYREKLRLATSRKHKKLAEQKAASINLKNKLLSKDVEQQKKDITNLVLSNEQHNQWLDDLQDMLQNYQNNTNFNREQFLEELTKMIDNKKRTYGLNDQLQQKITEINTEFYSNLESKHPDLTSYELNLCTLMRINLSSKDIATVLNITPSSVNTSRYRLRKKLNLEKDNELKSYLKAF; encoded by the coding sequence ATGGTTTCATTTACATCCATTGTAAGTGGACAACGTTCTGTAGATAGAAGAATTAAATATTTTGACTCACTTTCGTATGCAAACAATAGAGCCAAAAATTTCGATTTATATTTTCAACATTTCATAAAAAGTGAAAGTTTAATTCATGAGGCATCTGACACATTTTTAAAAACTGTTCATTATTATCAACACAGTACGAGATTTTACAATCTGGGCCTATATAAAGAATCTATCCAACTGGCAAAAAAGGGAATCGCATTAGATAATGATTTTAATAACTTAAAAACCCCAAATTTCACATTACTTACATACACCAATATCGCAAAATCTCAAAGTGCCCTAAAACAATATCACGAAGCTAAAAACACGTACATAACCATTTATAACTTATCTAAAAAGGTAAATTTGCGTCGTGTGGCTGCCGCTGCTAATAATTTGGGACTATTTTATCTTAACTATGATAAAAATCAAGATTCCGCTTTATTTTATTTTAAACAGGCGAAGCAGATTATGATTTCAGGAACGTATCCTGACCAGGATTTAACAGGTTTTATTAATGATAATATTGCAGACATTTTAATTAAACAACATGCCATTAAGGAAACACTGCCTTTATATAAAGAAAATTTTCACAGGCACTTCAGCCCACATCGTATAGAAGACCGAATTAAAAGTGCCTATTTTATGGCTGGTATAAAGCTCGCCAATTCCTATACGGCTTTAAATAACACCAGACAGGCTATGGCTTTACTTGACAGTGTAAAAACCATACTGGATACCACTAAAACCTTTCAAGGCAAAAACGTGATACACCTGGATTTATTAAAATCGTATCAAGGCATTGCTCTTAAACAAAACAACTATAAAAAAGTTCACACCCTAACGCTAAACATCGATAGCTTAAACACCGCTATTGTCAATGAAGAAGAAAATGCTTTAAGAACGGGTTACCATATTATGGGTAGTGAAGCTTCAAAAAAATATGCGCGCCTTCTGAATAGCGAAAAGCGTCGTGCAGAAAGCATCAAACAGAAAAGTAAAACGCGATTCTGGATTGTAACCACCATCTTTCTATTGGGTCTTGGAGGTATTTTTATATTGTATTATCGCGAAAAACTGCGTTTAGCAACAAGCCGAAAACACAAAAAACTGGCAGAACAAAAGGCCGCTTCTATAAATCTTAAAAACAAATTACTATCGAAAGATGTAGAGCAACAAAAAAAAGACATCACCAATTTAGTATTGAGTAATGAGCAACATAACCAATGGCTTGATGATTTACAGGATATGCTTCAAAATTACCAGAATAACACCAATTTTAACAGAGAACAATTTTTGGAAGAACTCACAAAAATGATTGATAACAAGAAACGTACTTATGGATTAAATGACCAGCTTCAACAAAAAATTACGGAAATAAACACCGAGTTTTATTCCAATCTAGAAAGCAAACACCCCGATTTAACGTCCTACGAACTGAACCTTTGCACGTTAATGCGTATTAACCTGAGTAGTAAAGATATCGCTACCGTGTTGAATATTACACCATCGTCGGTGAATACCAGCCGATACCGTCTTCGCAAAAAACTAAACCTTGAAAAAGATAACGAACTTAAAAGTTATTTAAAAGCCTTCTAA
- a CDS encoding DUF3360 family protein encodes MKTYKEAHRPASDFESRSEYLDHELQIMKPKRFRLNLPGRDYRFEWEDIVPALAGTLGIIAMYSSVMMAWANGLSEAWEHVTLGKDFAIEVSRVEMIIPAFLFVILASGFFNPRANLAGNHGPMIPLIASIALAGAHPLALAILIGVLGLLLSVFKLGSRLVDLTSKGVAGGLLIFLGFTGAISQINSIQSWGMGLESESVTAGSMGFLGLIILAVTVVLYSYLARIDKRWLAIPAAAAAALAIALISGAGFDLQFTTQMGLPNLNPAYWWGSTEEGWMLGLPTAQHFIASLPFAILAVAMWSPDFLGHRIFQEMNYPKKTEKVLMDVDDTMTMCSFRQMVGTAVGGGNITSSWGTYMIPAAIAKRPIPAGAILLGLMVMAVAFLGSPMDVAVWPPVRCIALLVGVFLPMIEAGIQMVKKSACAQAAGVCIFTAMVTNPVLAWALAMFLDNNGLIGDKDRPKNLSIADKFIIPLAILVVCVSAVFTVGMFKGIYGIQSFL; translated from the coding sequence ATGAAAACATATAAAGAAGCGCATAGACCGGCATCAGACTTCGAAAGCCGATCAGAATATCTGGATCATGAATTACAAATCATGAAACCTAAACGATTCAGGCTTAATTTACCGGGAAGAGATTACAGATTTGAATGGGAAGATATTGTTCCGGCATTGGCAGGAACCCTCGGTATTATTGCTATGTATTCCTCTGTAATGATGGCCTGGGCTAACGGACTTTCTGAAGCATGGGAGCATGTTACATTAGGTAAAGATTTTGCTATTGAAGTATCGCGGGTAGAAATGATTATACCTGCGTTTTTATTTGTTATTCTGGCTTCTGGTTTTTTTAATCCAAGGGCTAATTTAGCAGGGAATCACGGACCAATGATTCCTTTGATTGCCAGTATTGCTTTGGCAGGTGCCCACCCTTTGGCATTAGCCATTTTAATTGGTGTTTTAGGACTCTTACTCAGTGTCTTTAAATTGGGGTCTCGACTGGTGGATTTAACCAGTAAAGGTGTCGCTGGCGGATTACTTATATTTTTAGGATTTACGGGTGCCATTAGTCAGATAAATTCAATTCAATCCTGGGGAATGGGGCTGGAGTCAGAAAGCGTTACTGCGGGTTCTATGGGTTTTTTAGGATTAATTATCCTCGCAGTAACCGTTGTTTTATACAGTTACCTTGCTAGAATTGATAAACGTTGGTTAGCCATTCCTGCAGCAGCAGCTGCTGCCTTAGCTATAGCATTGATTAGTGGCGCAGGTTTTGATCTTCAGTTTACTACACAAATGGGATTACCTAATTTAAATCCTGCGTATTGGTGGGGTAGTACCGAAGAAGGCTGGATGCTTGGTTTACCTACTGCTCAGCATTTTATAGCGTCTTTACCTTTTGCTATTCTTGCTGTGGCCATGTGGTCGCCAGACTTTTTAGGACATCGTATTTTTCAGGAGATGAATTATCCTAAGAAAACAGAAAAAGTATTAATGGATGTAGACGATACTATGACCATGTGTTCTTTCCGTCAAATGGTTGGAACTGCTGTTGGTGGAGGAAATATAACCTCGTCTTGGGGAACTTACATGATTCCTGCAGCCATTGCAAAAAGACCAATTCCGGCAGGAGCTATTTTACTAGGACTTATGGTTATGGCGGTTGCTTTTTTAGGTAGTCCGATGGATGTTGCTGTCTGGCCTCCGGTAAGATGTATAGCACTACTTGTAGGTGTGTTTTTACCAATGATTGAAGCTGGTATACAAATGGTTAAAAAAAGTGCCTGTGCTCAGGCTGCCGGGGTTTGTATTTTTACAGCCATGGTAACCAATCCGGTATTAGCATGGGCGTTAGCTATGTTTTTAGATAATAATGGCTTAATCGGCGATAAAGACAGACCTAAAAATTTATCCATAGCAGATAAGTTTATAATACCGCTGGCTATACTTGTTGTTTGCGTTTCAGCTGTGTTTACGGTGGGGATGTTTAAAGGCATTTACGGTATACAATCCTTTTTATAG
- a CDS encoding L-lactate MFS transporter, protein MNGQKLKNRWLIAASAVGIHISIGSVYAYSVMTNPVKDIFEVDGSVIKWAFKIAILLLGLSAAFLGRWVEKVGPKVSGTTAGIFYGIGILGSGLAVQLESLTLFYLCYGVIGGIGLGLGYITPVSTLVKWFPDRRGLATGMAIMGFGFSALIFGPIMQSLFDAIGVANAFYILGAIYMVIILSSARYIERPPVGYMPEGFKAGEGKVIKADMANIDANEALKTRRFYYIWIMMFINISCGIAIISAASPMMQEKLNYTPMEAAAIVGLIGVFNGLGRLLWSSLSDYLGRANTYIIFFVFQILAFYFLPKISVELTFLVILFTVITMYGGGFSTLPAFLGDLFGTKQLGAIHGMVLTAWALAGIIGPTIYDVVKSATGSLDTTLAVFSGLFVIAFIVSLLMKQLVVKAQHKKEKELALA, encoded by the coding sequence ATGAACGGACAAAAACTAAAAAACAGATGGTTAATTGCAGCATCTGCAGTTGGGATACATATTTCAATAGGCTCTGTTTATGCTTATTCTGTAATGACTAACCCGGTTAAAGATATTTTTGAAGTTGATGGAAGCGTTATAAAATGGGCATTTAAAATAGCAATTCTTTTACTAGGGTTGTCTGCGGCATTTTTAGGACGCTGGGTTGAAAAAGTAGGACCAAAAGTTAGTGGAACAACGGCTGGAATTTTTTATGGTATTGGTATTTTGGGATCAGGATTGGCAGTACAACTAGAGTCGTTAACACTATTTTATCTTTGTTACGGAGTTATTGGTGGTATAGGACTCGGTTTAGGGTATATTACCCCGGTAAGTACTTTGGTAAAATGGTTCCCGGACAGACGAGGTCTTGCAACAGGAATGGCTATTATGGGATTTGGATTTTCAGCCTTAATTTTTGGGCCAATTATGCAGTCTTTATTTGATGCTATTGGAGTAGCAAATGCATTTTATATTTTAGGAGCCATTTATATGGTCATTATTTTATCATCTGCACGATATATTGAACGCCCTCCTGTGGGATATATGCCGGAAGGATTTAAAGCTGGAGAAGGAAAAGTCATTAAGGCTGATATGGCAAATATTGATGCCAATGAAGCGTTGAAAACCAGACGTTTCTACTATATATGGATAATGATGTTTATCAACATTTCATGTGGTATTGCTATAATTTCGGCAGCCAGCCCTATGATGCAGGAAAAATTAAATTATACACCCATGGAAGCTGCTGCTATTGTTGGATTAATAGGAGTCTTTAATGGTCTGGGTAGGTTGTTATGGTCCAGTCTTTCAGATTATTTAGGAAGAGCTAATACGTATATCATCTTTTTCGTTTTTCAAATATTAGCTTTCTATTTCCTACCCAAAATATCGGTAGAGTTAACATTCTTAGTGATTTTATTTACCGTGATAACCATGTACGGTGGTGGTTTTTCAACCTTGCCCGCCTTTTTAGGTGATTTGTTTGGAACGAAACAGTTAGGTGCAATTCACGGTATGGTATTAACGGCCTGGGCACTGGCAGGAATTATAGGCCCAACCATTTACGATGTTGTTAAATCGGCTACAGGCTCTTTGGATACTACGTTAGCCGTCTTTTCCGGATTATTCGTAATAGCTTTTATTGTATCCCTATTAATGAAGCAATTGGTGGTTAAAGCACAACATAAGAAAGAGAAAGAATTAGCTTTGGCTTAA
- a CDS encoding sulfatase-like hydrolase/transferase yields the protein MHSISNILKTYFTVITVLTGIHLFAQSQKKPNVIVIYTDDQGAIDLGSYGAKDIYSPNIDQLAKEGTRFTQAYVAAPVCAPSRAALLTGRYPQNAELTGNTSAEPGSSGLPAEQYTLAELFKDNGYSTGHIGKWHLGMDEASSPNGQGFDYSFGHLRGCIDNYSHFFYWEGPNTHDLYENGKEVFYDGQYFPDLASDKAINFVEEHKDEPFFMYYAINMPHYPYQPTQKWRDYYKNVEKPRGDYAAFISTIDERIGFLMDKLDDLGIRENTIVIYQSDNGYSTETRAFGGGGDAGPYRGAKSSLFEGGIRLPTIISWKNNLPESIVNDEFLMNIDWMPTLAKLCKLDKIKTEIDGIDMSDMIKRPNTASKRTSAFWKYGKQWVVRKGNWKLIGFPKDTSNKGELNLEEDVLFLSDLSQDVSEMVNLASKYPEKVKELTQEFLSWKHGHEEDIPKKIEKVSNLAVGATIKATSALNKSYNNADLLIDGKLGYTDYASGQWVGQEGKNLEFIINLNSVKAIKSISVNSLINSGNWIFPVHAMEVSFSDDGKTFGSSKDIKRDDNKAKTENTTERLTINVDKKSQFIKIKVEGIGNCPKGHPGAGFPAWFFIDEIIVE from the coding sequence ATGCATTCTATTTCAAATATTCTTAAAACCTATTTTACTGTTATTACCGTTTTAACCGGTATTCACCTTTTTGCCCAATCTCAAAAAAAACCTAATGTAATTGTTATTTACACCGACGACCAGGGTGCTATCGATTTAGGCAGCTATGGTGCAAAAGATATTTATTCACCAAACATAGACCAGCTTGCTAAAGAGGGTACTCGTTTTACCCAAGCTTATGTAGCGGCACCCGTTTGTGCGCCATCCAGAGCTGCACTTTTAACAGGTCGCTATCCTCAAAATGCGGAACTTACAGGAAATACCTCGGCTGAACCAGGAAGTTCCGGACTTCCAGCCGAACAGTATACTTTAGCTGAATTATTTAAAGATAATGGTTACAGCACAGGTCATATAGGAAAATGGCATCTTGGAATGGATGAGGCTTCAAGCCCTAACGGACAAGGCTTCGATTATTCCTTCGGACACTTAAGAGGTTGTATCGATAATTATTCACACTTCTTTTATTGGGAAGGTCCAAACACGCATGATTTATATGAAAACGGAAAAGAAGTATTTTACGACGGACAATACTTCCCTGATTTAGCTTCAGATAAGGCTATAAATTTTGTTGAAGAACATAAAGATGAACCGTTTTTTATGTATTACGCCATAAATATGCCGCATTACCCGTATCAACCAACTCAAAAATGGCGTGATTATTATAAGAATGTTGAAAAACCACGTGGCGATTATGCAGCATTTATCTCTACTATTGATGAGCGCATTGGCTTTTTAATGGATAAACTAGACGATTTAGGCATTCGTGAAAATACGATTGTCATCTATCAATCAGATAACGGATATTCCACCGAAACACGTGCTTTTGGTGGCGGTGGAGATGCCGGCCCTTACCGCGGTGCTAAAAGTAGTTTGTTTGAAGGCGGTATAAGGCTCCCAACCATTATCAGCTGGAAAAACAATTTACCAGAAAGTATCGTAAACGATGAGTTTTTAATGAATATCGACTGGATGCCTACACTGGCTAAGCTTTGTAAGCTTGATAAGATCAAAACTGAAATAGACGGGATAGACATGTCTGATATGATTAAGCGTCCAAATACAGCTTCCAAAAGAACCTCAGCTTTCTGGAAATATGGCAAACAATGGGTGGTTAGAAAAGGAAACTGGAAACTTATAGGCTTCCCTAAAGATACCTCTAACAAAGGAGAATTAAATTTAGAAGAAGACGTACTGTTTTTATCAGATTTAAGTCAGGATGTTTCCGAAATGGTAAACCTTGCTTCAAAATACCCTGAAAAAGTAAAAGAACTAACTCAGGAATTCTTATCATGGAAACATGGTCATGAAGAAGATATTCCGAAGAAAATAGAAAAAGTATCCAATTTAGCCGTTGGTGCAACCATTAAAGCAACATCGGCGCTTAACAAATCATACAACAATGCCGATTTATTAATTGACGGCAAATTAGGCTATACCGATTATGCTTCCGGCCAATGGGTTGGTCAGGAAGGAAAGAACTTAGAATTTATTATTAACTTAAATTCAGTGAAAGCCATTAAAAGCATCAGTGTTAATTCGCTTATCAATTCTGGTAACTGGATTTTTCCGGTACATGCTATGGAAGTTAGTTTTTCTGATGACGGAAAAACCTTTGGTTCTTCAAAAGATATTAAGAGAGATGACAATAAAGCAAAAACTGAAAACACAACGGAGCGCTTAACAATTAACGTCGATAAGAAAAGCCAGTTCATTAAAATTAAAGTTGAAGGCATAGGGAATTGCCCGAAAGGTCATCCCGGAGCTGGGTTCCCTGCCTGGTTCTTTATAGATGAAATTATTGTTGAATAA